One window from the genome of Anticarsia gemmatalis isolate Benzon Research Colony breed Stoneville strain chromosome 8, ilAntGemm2 primary, whole genome shotgun sequence encodes:
- the LOC142974611 gene encoding ecdysone oxidase-like — MCTNMACANNIHEWSCAASTGVYPDLFTSTVTFFAATQCFLSEGFYKDNIPPNNTKFDFIIVGAGSAGSVLANRLSEVEEWNIILLEAGDEPPIEANIPNLDKSMFRTKYDWQYLTENDGEIDQAMVNGSIAWPRGKMIGGSSNINAMIYIQGNDYNYDTWYNAGNKEWSVKEVRRCFRKLESYQDKHLLKNPKIRKHYGQDGPLVINTFNSTYRVVTKYILSAWDEMGIKNVPDLNTANLMGSGIMAATAAKGERQSASKAYLNPAKHRKNLVIVKNCFVRKVLIDKSTKKAYGVEAEYGSEIFTYFSNKEVILSAGTINSPQLLMLSGVGPQDHLASKNIETIVDSPMVGENLQDHIIVLVITAANQSNPETKCDERFDVFKYLYNRTGYLAQNSFSDILAFYSKSDSAIYPDYQSHLTVIWKNSSNTQNIFNRFRFNDTVSRPLVELNKKHTFFMFAFNLLLPKSRGTILLRSNDPKEPPIIKPNYFKDRRDLESAVTGIMKLLKVLKTKYFTSVGGFLVRMRWPECDKYRLGSRGYWRCVCKNMVLTVYHPVGTCMMGSDPKTSVVDSRLRVHGVDNLRVIDASIMPTITSGNTNGPAIMIGERGAEFVKEDHGKEAE, encoded by the exons ATGTGTACCAATATGGCatg TGCCAACAACATCCACGAATGGTCGTGTGCGGCATCAACGGGCGTATATCCAGACCTTTTTACCTCAACAGTAACGTTCTTTGCAGCAACCCAGTGTTTCTTATCAGAAGGCTTTTATAAAGACAACATCCCTCCAA ATAACacaaaatttgattttataattgtgGGAGCTGGATCAGCTGGCAGTGTTTTAGCAAATAGACTAAGTGAGGTTGAAGAATGGAACATAATTCTTTTAGAAGCTGGTGATGAACCACCTATTGAAGCCAAC ATTCCTAACCTAGACAAATCTATGTTCCGAACAAAATATGATTGGCAGTACTTAACAGAAAATGACGGAGAAATCGACCAAGCTATGGTAAACGGATCTATTGCGTGGCCCAGAGGTAAAATGATCGGAGGCAGTAGCAATATCAATGCAATGATTTATATACAAGGAAACGACTATAATTATGATACTTGGTATAACGCTGGCAATAAAGAATGGAGTGTCAAAGAAGTTCGCCGTTGCTTCAGAAAATTAGAAAGTTACCAAGACAAGCatcttttaaaaaatccaaaaattCGTAAACATTATGGCCAAGATGGGCCTCTTGTAATCAACACATTTAATAGCACCTACAGAGTGGTCACAAAATACATTCTCTCAGCTTGGGATGAAATGGGTATTAAAAATGTACCTGATTTAAATACTGCTAACTTAATGGGTTCTGGTATTATGGCAGCGACGGCTGCTAAAGGAGAAAGGCAAAGTGCTAGTAAAGCTTATTTAAATCCCGCGAAACATAGGAAAAACTTGGTTATAGTGAAAAACTGTTTCGTTAGAAAAGTTTTGATTGACAAGTCGACAAAAAAAGCCTATGGTGTAGAAGCAGAATATGGTTCtgaaatatttacgtatttcTCTAATAAAGAAGTGATTCTCAGTGCAGGAACTATAAACTCACCACAACTTCTAATGCTGTCTGGAGTAGGACCTCAAGATCACCTAGCTTCGAAGAATATTGAAACAATAGTTGATTCACCAATGGTTGGAGAAAATTTACAAGATCACATTATTGTATTAGTTATCACTGCTGCCAACCAATCAAATCCTGAAACTAAATGTGATGAAAGGTTTGATGTATTTAAATACCTTTACAACCGTACAGGGTATTTAGCACAAAACAGTTTTTCTGACATATTAGCATTTTATTCTAAGAGCGATTCTGCCATTTACCCAGATTACCAGAGTCATCTAACAGTAATTTGGAAGAATTCCTCAAAtacccaaaatatttttaatagatttcgATTTAATGATACTGTGTCAAGACCACTAGTTGAACTTAACAAAAAGCATACATTCTTCATGTTTGCGTTCAACTTGCTTCTACCAAAATCCAGAGGAACCATTTTGTTACGTTCTAATGATCCAAAAGAACCACCAATAATCAAACcgaattattttaaagatagaCGTGACTTAGAATCTGCAGTGACTGGTATAATGAAACTCCTcaaagtattaaaaacaaagtacTTTACTTCAGTTGGTGGATTCTTAGTGAGAATGAGGTGGCCAGAATGTGATAAATATCGATTAGGTAGTAGAGGATACTGGAgatgtgtttgtaaaaatatggtACTAACTGTGTACCATCCCGTTGGAACTTGTATGATGGGAAGTGATCCAAAGACTTCAGTTGTAGACAGTCGCCTAAGAGTTCATGGTGTTGACAATCTTCGTGTTATAGATGCAAGTATAATGCCTACTATTACAAGTGGTAATACAAATGGACCAGCAATAATGATAGGAGAAAGAGGTGCGGAGTTTGTTAAAGAAGATCATGGAAAAGAAGCTGAATAG